The Pyrus communis chromosome 2, drPyrComm1.1, whole genome shotgun sequence genome includes a window with the following:
- the LOC137725705 gene encoding disease resistance protein RPV1-like, whose amino-acid sequence MFIDYTKHNQNFTCRNRSGDDDDTDCEGSKARRQDVVDIASSSSSTADADDTKKYDVFISFRGEDTRRTFTSHLHAALLEKKITTYIDDKLKRGDEIAPALLQAIKESELSVIIFSKDYASSTWCLDELVHILACKEKHGQLVIPIFYDTLPSDIRKQRGSYEVAFAQLEQRFQNSIDKVHKWRDALTKAADISGFDSKNYGTDADLVKKVVEDIWTKLCRASSCDLKGLVGIESRIEQVESLLRIHSSDACITVGIWGMGGIGKTTLAETIFHKLSSKFEASCFVKNVRENSEKADGPDHLETTLLKEILKGEGLSMGSTSVRKRLSRTKVLIVLDDVSSSMQIERLAGDRLRYGTGSRIIITTRDRGTLGQTVEEDDIYEVEILKPDDALHLFCSRAFKNNSTRITDYKELAEKAVAYAKGVPLALTVLGSLFFNCKSKEEWEDEFNKLKRFPNEDIQKVLRISYDRLRENEKEIFLEIACFHKGQFVVEVKRMLDVRGFFATSGIRILIEMSLISMGRETIEMHDLLQEMGWKIVQEQGNKDPGKRTRLFNDGDVYRVLSSNMETPNVEVIRVDWRYIEKRSLKHVDFKKMSNLEMLIVQCCFPGPPYSLDLPDSLRYLEWWDYPLESLPSTFSAENLVELHMLDSRVKELWKEEQILVNLQVIDLSFSKDLSKVPNLSRSLEIVKIDLRRCDSLVEIPLYFQHLDKLIHLNLGYCMSLKYLPKMPGSIQYLNLKCTGIKEVPESVWSNENISYLNISRCKDLKKLPSSRCKLKSLSGSLEIVKINLRGCTSLVEIPSYFQHLDKLIHLNLEYCTSLKYLPKMPGSIQYLNLECTGIKELPESVWSNENISYLNLKHCEDLKKLPSSRCKLKNLEKLDLDGCSNVENLPENWEPMEHLKSLSLIDTKVTELPSSICKLKYLESLDLARCSRFSKFPEILKPMEHLKSLRLFYTAVTELPSSICNLKYLESLDLTGCSRFSKFPEILKPMEQLVSLCLVFTAVEMLPSSIGNLNRLQDLDLGWCGQLKDVPTSISSLTNLKRLIFIGCRRLEKLPSTLCFRSSEKLELSDSGILEIPASIKQASRLSMLDLRGCDQLQSIPELPVLCDVLAEGCTSLKIMSSSRTALTQGWDKPNSCCRIFTNCPKLDNNSRSNIMDEAQIAIMRMATVAPLKDYCLPHNPWPQINIICPGKEIPNWFSYQNEGSSVDIELCPDWFRTGLFGFALSVVSRVLNVPFLTWRLRANFIVKFMGESHELFSSKYIIPGNSYRNGQHHVHVWNEAFRSEEVGKNCSPDVYKLAKEASVVFYQELGNSASEMKVESCGICPLYAEDAEKFKFGHVFKSRGPNVEEETRQDDDSKGGGSSDESEANDSD is encoded by the exons ATGTTTATTGACTATACGAAACATAACCAAAACTTCACTTGCAGGAATCGATCAGGTGACGATGATGATACTGATTGTGAGGGGAGCAAAGCAAGGAGACAAG ATGTTGTGGATatcgcttcttcttcttcatccacTGCTGATGCTGATGATACCAAAAAGTACGATGTGTTTATTAGTTTCAGAGGTGAGGACACCCGCCGTACTTTCACCAGCCACCTCCACGCTGCCTTACTTGAGAAAAAAATCACAACTTATATTGATGACAAACTTAAGAGAGGAGATGAAATCGCACCTGCCCTTCTCCAAGCAATCAAGGAATCAGAGCTTTCAGTGATCATTTTCTCGAAAGACTACGCTTCTTCCACGTGGTGTTTGGATGAGCTTGTGCATATCCTAGCATGCAAGGAAAAACATGGCCAGTTGGTTATACCCATTTTTTACGACACCCTTCCATCGGATATACGAAAACAACGGGGGAGTTATGAGGTTGCATTTGCTCAACTTGAGCAACGTTTCCAGAACAGTATCGACAAGGTGCACAAGTGGAGGGATGCTTTGACGAAGGCAGCAGATATATCTGGGTTTGATTCAAAAAATTATGG GACGGATGCTGATTTAGTTAAGAAAGTTGTTGAAGATATTTGGACCAAATTGTGTCGCGCATCATCCTGCGATTTAAAGGGCCTTGTTGGAATTGAAAGCCGCATTGAGCAGGTCGAATCGCTATTACGCATTCATTCATCGGATGCTTGCATCACTGTCGGTATTTGGGGCATGGGTGGTATTGGCAAGACCACCCTTGCTGAAACTATATTTCACAAACTCTCTTCTAAATTCGAAGCTTCTTGTTTTGTTAAGAATGTTAGGGAGAACTCAGAAAAAGCAGATGGACCAGATCACTTGGAAACAACACTTCTTAAGGAGATATTAAAGGGAGAAGGTCTATCCATGGGATCAACTAGTGTTCGAAAAAGGCTCAGCCGCACAAAAGTCctcattgttcttgatgatgtgagTAGTTCAATGCAAATAGAACGTTTAGCTGGAGATCGTCTTCGGTATGGCACTGGAAGTAGAATCATTATCACAACTAGAGATAGGGGCACACTTGGGCAAACTGTTGAAGAGGATGATATCTACGAGGTTGAGATACTAAAACCGGATGACGCTCTTCATCTCTTCTGTTCGCGTGCTTTCAAGAATAACAGTACGCGTATAACAGATTATAAGGAGTTGGCAGAAAAGGCGGTGGCTTATGCCAAAGGCGTTCCTTTAGCTCTTACAGTTCTGGGGTCCTTGTTCTTCAATTGCAAGAGCAAAGAAGAATGGGAAGATGaattcaacaaattgaaacgATTTCCCAATGAAGATATTCAGAAAGTGTTGAGAATAAGTTATGATAGATtgagagaaaatgagaaggagatatTTCTGGAGATAGCATGTTTTCATAAAGGGCAGTTTGTCGTTGAGGTAAAACGAATGTTAGATGTTCGTGGATTCTTTGCGACATCTGGAATTAGAATTCTCATTGAGATGTCTCTCATATCAATGGGAAGGGAAACCATAGAGATGCACGATTTGCTACAAGAAATGGGTTGGAAAATTGTTCAAGAACAAGGTAATAAAGATCCCGGTAAACGGACTAGGTTGTTCAATGATGGGGATGTCTATCGTGTATTGAGCAGTAACATG GAAACTCCAAATGTTGAAGTCATAAGGGTTGATTGGCGTTACATTGAAAAGCGATCATTGAAACATGTAGACTTCAAAAAGATGTCTAACCTAGAAATGCTAATTGTACAATGCTGTTTTCCAGGCCCTCCCTATTCTCTAGACCTTCCCGATTCTCTTCGTTATCTTGAGTGGTGGGATTATCCATTGGAATCTTTGCCGTCAACTTTTTCAGCGGAAAATCTAGTTGAGCTTCATATGCTAGATAGCAGAGTTAAGGAGCTTTGGAAAGAAGAGCag ATACTTGTCAACTTACAAGTTATCGATCTGTCATTCTCTAAGGATCTATCTAAAGTTCCAAATCTCTCTAGGAGTCTAGAAATTGTGAAGATAGATCTCCGTCGCTGTGACAGTTTGGTTGAAATTCCTTTGTATTTTCAACATCTTGACAAGCTTATTCATCTTAATCTGGGGTACTGCATGAGTCTCAAGTATCTTCCAAAGATGCCAGGAAGTATTCaatacttaaatttaaaatgcaCTGGTATAAAGGAGGTGCCTGAATCAGTTTGGTCTAACGAAAATATTTCGTACTTGAATATAAGTCGTTGCAAAGACCTTAAGAAACTTCCAAGCAGCAGGTGTAAGTTGAAAAGTCTCTCTGGGAGTCTAGAAATTGTGAAGATAAATCTCAGGGGCTGTACAAGTTTGGTTGAAATTCCTTCGTATTTTCAACATCTTGACAAGCTTATTCATCTTAATCTGGAGTACTGCACGAGTCTCAAGTATCTTCCAAAGATGCCGGGAAGTATTCAATACTTAAATTTAGAATGCACTGGTATAAAGGAGTTGCCTGAATCAGTTTGGTCTAACGAAAATATTTCTTACTTGAATTTAAAGCATTGCGAAGACCTTAAGAAACTTCCAAGCAGCAGGTGTAAGTTGAAAAATCTCGAGAAACTCGATCTCGATGGGTGCTCTAACGTTGAAAATCTCCCAGAGAATTGGGAGCCAATGGAACATTTGAAGTCCTTAAGTTTAATTGATACAAAAGTTACAGAGCTACCCTCATCAATCTGTAAGTTGAAATATCTTGAGAGTCTTGATCTCGCCAGGTGCTCTAGATTTTCCAAATTCCCTGAAATCTTGAAGCCAATGGAACATTTGAAGTCCTTAAGATTATTTTACACAGCAGTTACAGAGCTACCCTCATCAATCTGTAACTTGAAATATCTTGAGAGTCTTGATCTCACCGGGTGCTCTAGATTTTCCAAATTCCCTGAAATCTTGAAGCCAATGGAACAATTGGTGTCTCTTTGTTTGGTGTTTACAGCTGTCGAAATGCTTCCTTCTTCAATTGGAAATCTAAATAGGCTTCAAGATTTAGACCTTGGTTGGTGCGGGCAACTTAAGGATGTCCCAACAAGTATCTCCAGTTTAACCAATCTTAAACGTCTCATATTTATTGGCTGTCGGAGACTTGAAAAATTGCCTTCCACTCTCTGTTTTCGCTCTTCAGAAAAACTAGAACTCAGCGACAGCGGTATATTGGAAATACCAGCAAGCATCAAACAAGCTTCTCGGTTGTCTATGCTTGACTTACGCGGGTGCGATCAGCTTCAATCTATACCAGAGCTCCCAGTGCTATGTGATGTTCTCGCTGAAGGCTGCACGTCGCTGAAGATAATGTCAAGTTCAAGGACAGCACTCACACAAGGTTGGGATAAACCTAATTCTTGTTGCAGAATTTTTACTAATTGCCCAAAATTGGATAATAATTCAAGGAGCAACATAATGGATGAAGCACAGATTGCAATTATGCGAATGGCAACTGTTGCGCCATTAAAGGACTATTGCTTGCCTCATAATCCCTGGCCTCAGATTAACATTATTTGTCCAGGAAAAGAAATTCCAAATTGGTTCAGCTATCAAAATGAGGGATCTTCAGTAGACATCGAGCTTTGTCCAGATTGGTTTCGAACAGGTTTATTTGGTTTCGCTCTCTCTGTTGTTTCTCGGGTTTTAAATGTGCCGTTTCTAACCTGGAGGTTAAGAGCTAATTTCATTGTCAAATTCATGGGTGAAAGCCATGAACTGTTCAGTTCTAAGTACATTATCCCAGGCAATAGCTACCGTAACGGCCAACATCACGTGCATGTGTGGAATGAGGCCTTTAGAAGTGAAGAGGTAGGAAAAAACTGCTCCCCTGATGTTTACAAACTTGCCAAAGAGGCCTCTGTTGTCTTCTACCAGGAACTTGGAAATTCTGCTTCCGAaatgaaggtggaaagctgTGGTATATGCCCATTGTATGCGGAAGATGCtgagaaattcaaatttggtcATGTGTTCAAGTCGAGGGGACCAAACGTAGAAGAAGAAACAAGACAAGATGATGATTCCAAAGGTGGTGGATCAAGTGATGAGTCTGAAGCAAATGACAGTGATTAG